The DNA region atttattgttgctatgcTCATATTGCGCCACCTCATCCACCTTGTTATTAACTATATaatcattctttttcttatttaatatttattcctaaattttgatgacaatattaaatatataaacattttttttgagaatattatatatatatatatatatatatatgtatgtatgtatgtatgtatatagattgactttacatattcatcttgagcggttttaactttatatataactttgcatttatacattcatctattttaatttagattttttttttttaaaggaagaacatatcttaattttattaagtaaaacCAGTTATGTCAGCCAATACAACAGAAATTAAAAGTGGtggaacatcttccatccaTACCGAAAAATCCGAAACACAAATAGCATGACGAGCTAACTTATGAGCAACAATATTACCCTTTCTCTTTACATGAGACTTGAGAGTAGtgtaattcattaaaaaaattaaccttaTTTCTAATCTCATCCAGCACCAAACCCACTGCTGATAGGAACTTCATGTCATCACGCAAAGCCTTCACTAGCACAAGCGAGTCAGTCTCAAGGATGGCATGTTGGAATCCTAGGTCCGAAGCGAACTGCACTGCTGTTTCGATAGCCATCGCCTTGATTTCCAGAGGGCTGTATGCCTGGGAAATTTGCTTAGATAGTGAGCCCAATACCATACCCTCACTGTCACGAACGACCACCCCAATTCCTGCTCTGTTCTCCTTTGCAAACCTGGCTTCGTCGCAATTAATATTTACCATCCCCTGTTCTGGTGGTTTCCACTTCTGCGCCGAGGAATGGACAGTCCGAAGAGATGGAGGATGCGGATTAACAGCTTGGAATTCCCGAAGTCGTTCCTTTGCCAGTAAGGTAATTGAGTGCGAGCTACAACTGGGTTTATTTAGTTGGACCTGGTTTTGTTGTGTCCAGATGGACCATGCCGTGACCGCAAAGAGCTCCAGGTGGTGCTGGTGTTTGATCAGCCATGACAACAGTTCTTTGAAGGTGATGAAGCTAAGCGTATTTCAACAACCCCATAGGGTCAAGTCCTCCCAAACTATATCCAACTCACCACACGACCACAAAGCATGGAGGGCTGATTCGCTGGCACAGCAACACCGATCACAAAGAGGATTCTCAATAATGGTTCGACACACCAAATTTTCCTTCGTGGGTAGAGAGTTTCGGCAATCCCTCCAtatgaagttttttattttttttggtacctGTAGTGACCAAATTCCACGCCATAACTCCCTATCCTCCATCAGCCTAACTGAAACTTCTATAGTATCTTCCTCAAACTTCAAAAATCGGTAACCCGACTTGCTTGTATATGTCCCAGTTTGAGTGAAGGGCCAAAAAAGTCTATCCTCCACCCCTTGTTGTGGCAGCAGGATGGACTTGATTAGTTCTGCCTCCTTAGGAATGAAAATACCATCAATGACTGAATGGTTCCAGCAGTTTGTCGCTTCATCTATCAATATTTCAACCCTTGCATCTGCCATGGAATCAATGATGGGAGAAGTTACCTTGGTTGGGTGTTTCCATGGCAGCCATGTGCTCTGCCAAATGTGCACAGCTCTCCCATTTCCAACCCTCCACCTACATCCTCTAAGTAGTACATCTCGCCCATGTAAAATACTCCTCCAAGCACAGGACCTTGTGGTTGAATTTTTTGCCTCCATTATGGAACAATTTGGGAAGaaccttttgaaaattttatagaaaagaaaatccgAATTTTGTAAGAGCCTCCAAGCATGTTTAGCCAACAAAGAGTCATTGAACATTCGTAGGTCCCTAAAACccatacccccccccccctccatcTTTGATTTTGTCAATTCTTCCCATTTCAaccaatgaatttttcttttatcttctctTTGACCCTACCAAAATTTTCGGACCATTGATTCAATCTCATGGCAAAGTCCCAATGGAATTTCAAAACACCCCATAGCATATGATGGAATTGCCTGAATGACCGCCTTTATCAAGATCTCTTGCCCTGCTTGAGATAAAAGTTTTCCTTCCCATCCTTGTAACTTCCGCCAAACTTTTTCCTTGGTAAAATTAAAGCTCTCCTTCTTGTTCCTTCCCACTAGAGGTGGCAGCCCTAGATATTTATCATAATGGACaatctcttgtaaacccatagCTTCCTTGATCTCCGCCTTAGTACCTTTCGGGGTGGATTTACTAAAGAAGATGGtcgttttgtttttgttcaccTTTTGGCCTGACCCCACCTCATAAATCTCCAAaatctttataatttttctacACTCCTCAATGGTTGCCCTGCAAAAAAGAAGACTATCGTCTACAAAAAATAAGTGTGTCAATTAAGGGCCATTCCAGCAAATGGATAGCCCTTTTAGCTCCCCCACTCTAACAAAATGTTGTATAAGTCCGTGTAAACCTTCCATgcacaacaaaaagagaaagggagaaagTGGATCCCCTTGTCTGATCCCTCTGGTAGGTTGGATGAGCCCTTAAGGTTCACCATTGACTAGGATAGAATATGTCACTGTTTTTATGCACACCATAATTAGGCCAATCCACTTCTCACTAAACCTCATTTTTCTCATAACATTCTCCAAATACACCCACTCCACCCGGTCATAGCCTTTGCTCATATCGAGCTTTACAACCATGTAACCTGTTTTGCCTGTTCTCATGTTATTCATATAGTGAAGTGACTCATAAGCAACAAGTATGTTATCCATTATCAACCTATTTTTTGTAAAGGCTGATTGGTGTTCAGATATGATGCTtggtaaaattttctttaatctATTGGCCAACActttagagaaaattttatacaaGACATTACATAAATTGATGGGGCGATAATCTCTAACACTTtcagggttttttatttttgggataagGGTGATAAAAGTGTGGTTTAACGGATGTGGGATGGTACCTGAATTGAGCCAAAATAAAACTGAATTTGTGACATCGACATCTACCACTCCCTAAAAATGCTGGAAGAACAAAGGGGGCATGCCATCAGGACCCAGGGCTTTGAGAGGTGTCATCTGTTTCAAGGCTTCTTTTACTTCGAAGGCCGTAAAGGTGTCAGTTAAGGCTGAATTCATTTCTTCGGTAATCATCAAAGGGATGTGCACTAATTGAGGCCATTGGGGATTCAACCTTGAGGTAGAGAAGAGCTCTTTATAATAGTTTACCAAAACCAATGTTACCTCCTCTGAGGCATAGGAAATCAATGAAGAatctaaaaccaaaaacaatgtttatacatatttatctatactattatataataatggaaggtttaaaataaattttacaaaaactcTTTTTGTGCCATGTCATTAGCAacctcataatttttttttcgttgCAATTATTACTTTGTTTAACCTTTCATCTTTTTCAACTattgtcttcttttttcaatttttcattttctccaaTCATTGGCTTcttaaatttttcatttgatttcctttataaatttttaaattttctcctCTATATCTTCATAAATTCTACGGTTTCACTTTTTTTGAACCTTTCATCAACTTCTACCCTCCCAACCTTTCATCTTTATAAATTCTATTGTTTCACTTTTTTGAACCTTTCATCTGCTTACACTCTTCCTCTTccaactttattttcttataaatttattttacttcaTTTCCACCTCTCTCCCCTATTCCTTCCAAATTGTTCATTGCAAAAAAggtcaattctctctctctccaattgtctcttttgattttttttcaaccacttcccccccccccccccgaatggttctttttgttattgttgatttaattgTCACTTCACATTTGTTTcactttttggaaaatttgtatCGACTTTTATGCACATTTAGGTATTTTGATATTCCAATTcctgataaaaaaaattcttttttttttagtgattcaATTAGaagttaaactatgagactttactaagttttgtttattttta from Castanea sativa cultivar Marrone di Chiusa Pesio chromosome 6, ASM4071231v1 includes:
- the LOC142640026 gene encoding uncharacterized protein LOC142640026, giving the protein MEAKNSTTRSCAWRSILHGRDVLLRGCRWRVGNGRAVHIWQSTWLPWKHPTKVTSPIIDSMADARVEILIDEATNCWNHSVIDGIFIPKEAELIKSILLPQQGVEDRLFWPFTQTGTYTSKSGYRFLKFEEDTIEVSVRLMEDRELWRGIWSLQHHLELFAVTAWSIWTQQNQVQLNKPSCSSHSITLLAKERLREFQAVNPHPPSLRTVHSSAQKWKPPEQGMVNINCDEARFAKENRAGIGVVVRDSEGMVLGSLSKQISQAYSPLEIKAMAIETAVQFASDLGFQHAILETDSLVLVKALRDDMKFLSAVGLVLDEIRNKRKGNIVAHKLARHAICVSDFSVWMEDVPPLLISVVLADITGFT